In one Brassica oleracea var. oleracea cultivar TO1000 chromosome C9, BOL, whole genome shotgun sequence genomic region, the following are encoded:
- the LOC106319337 gene encoding probable receptor-like protein kinase At5g15080: MGLDDTDAVKAKGNLQSNESENHKRKKKNNGENNSKGEEEEEREGSGCWLNLRFMFGCVPSKPDVDGVSSSSSSSSLYATTSPTVESKQADEKPNDQPVSSTTTTTTSNAGSSSSTPMISEELKVYSNLTKFTFSDLKLATRNFRPECLLGEGGFGCVFKGWIQEHGTAPVKPGAGITVAVKTLNPDGLQGHKEWLAEINFLGNLLHPNLVKLVGYCIEDDQRLLVYEFMPRGSLENHLFRRSLPLPWCIRMKIAVGAAKGLSFLHEEALKPVIYRDFKTSNILLDSDYNAKLSDFGLAKDAPDEGKTHVSTRVMGTYGYAAPEYVMTGHLTSKSDVYSFGVVLLEMLTGRRSMDKNRPNGEHNLVEWARPHLLDKRRFYKLLDPRLEGHFSIKGAQKVIQLAAQCLSRDPKVRPKMSDVVEALKPLPHLKDMASSSYYFQTMQAERLKNGSGRSQGFGSRKGQPQPVFRALSSPHGSQGGNGFGSRKGQPQPVFRTMSSPRGASPYRPQIPSPKPKGATT, from the exons ATGGGTTTGGATGATACTGATGCTGTTAAAGCTAAAGGAAACTTGCAATCTAACGAGAGTGAGAATCACAAAAGGAAGAAGAAAAACAATGGTGAAAACAACAGTAAAGGCGAAGAAGAAGAAGAAAGAGAAGGAAGTGGGTGTTGGCTCAACTTAAGGTTTATGTTTGGCTGCGTACCTTCAAAACCAGATGTTGATGGTGTTTCTTCCTCTTCCTCTTCCTCTTCTCTCTATGCCACTACCAGCCCCACCG TGGAAAGTAAACAGGCAGATGAGAAACCAAATGATCAACCAGTTTCCTCCACGACAACAACAACAACTAGCAATGCGGGAAGCTCTTCCTCAACCCCAATGATCAGCGAAGAACTTAAGGTTTATTCTAACCTGACCAAGTTCACTTTCAGCGACCTTAAGCTAGCTACGAGAAACTTCAGACCAGAGTGTCTTCTCGGAGAAGGTGGTTTTGGTTGCGTCTTTAAAGGATGGATCCAAGAACACGGTACTGCTCCTGTTAAACCCGGTGCTGGCATTACCGTAGCTGTCAAAACCTTGAATCCTGATGGACTTCAAGGTCACAAAGAATGGCTT GCTGAGATTAACTTCCTTGGGAACCTTCTTCATCCTAATCTAGTAAAGCTGGTTGGTTACTGCATAGAAGATGATCAAAGACTGCTTGTTTACGAGTTTATGCCTAGAGGAAGTTTGGAGAATCATCTTTTTAGAA GGTCGTTGCCACTTCCTTGGTGTATACGGATGAAGATTGCGGTAGGAGCTGCAAAAGGTCTCAGCTTCCTCCATGAAGAAGCTTTGAAGCCTGTCATCTACCGAGATTTCAAAACCTCAAACATTTTACTTGATTCA GACTACAATGCAAAACTATCTGATTTTGGACTTGCCAAAGATGCTCCTGACGAAGGCAAAACACATGTTTCTACTCGTGTTATGGGTACTTATGGTTACGCTGCTCCAGAGTATGTTATGACCG GTCACTTGACGTCAAAGAGCGATGTGTATAGTTTCGGTGTGGTTCTACTCGAGATGCTGACTGGACGACGGTCCATGGACAAGAACCGACCAAACGGTGAGCACAACTTAGTGGAATGGGCGAGACCGCACCTGCTTGACAAAAGGAGGTTTTACAAGTTACTTGATCCGAGGCTGGAAGGTCATTTCTCGATCAAAGGCGCACAAAAGGTGATTCAGCTCGCTGCACAGTGTCTTAGCCGTGACCCCAAGGTTAGGCCAAAGATGAGTGATGTTGTCGAAGCCCTCAAACCGCTTCCTCATCTTAAAGACATGGCGAGCTCTTCTTACTACTTCCAGACAATGCAAGCCGAGCGTTTGAAAAACGGGTCGGGTCGGTCTCAGGGGTTTGGATCAAGAAAAGGACAACCACAACCCGTGTTTAGGGCACTGTCTAGTCCCCATGGATCTCAAGGAGGAAACGGGTTTGGATCAAGAAAGGGGCAGCCCCAACCTGTGTTTAGGACAATGTCAAGTCCTCGTGGTGCGTCGCCTTACCGACCTCAGATTCCTTCTCCGAAGCCTAAAGGAGCAACTACATAG
- the LOC106316584 gene encoding inositol hexakisphosphate and diphosphoinositol-pentakisphosphate kinase 2-like has translation MGMVEEGGAGVVDRKITIGVCVMEKKVFSAPMGQIMDRLQAFGEFEIIHFGDKVILDDPVESWPICDCLIAFHSSGYPLEKVQAYSSLRKPFLVNELDPQYLLHDRRKVYEHLEMYGIPVPRYACVNRTEPNQDLDYFVEEEDFIEVNGEVFWKPFVEKPVNGDDHSIMIYYPSSAGGGMKELFRKVGNRSSEFHPDVRRVRREGSYIYEEFMPTGGTDVKVYTVGPEYAHAEARKSPVVDGVVMRNPDGKEVRYPVLLTPAEKQMAREVCIAFRQSVCGFDLLRSEGSSYVCDVNGWSFVKNSYKYYDDAACVLRNMFFDAKAPHLSSTIPPILPWKINEPIQSNEGLTRQGSGVIGTFGQSEELRCVIAVVRHGDRTPKQKVKIKVTEEKLLNLMLKYNGGKPRAETKLKTAVQLQDLLDATRMLIPRSRPGESDSDAEDLEHADKLRQVKAVLEEGGHFSGIYRKVQLKPLKWDKVPKSDGDGEEERPVEALMILKYGGVLTHAGRQQAEELGRYFRNNMYPGEGTGLLRLHSTYRHDLKIYSSDEGRVQMSAAAFAKGLLDLEGQLTPILVSLVSKDSSMLDGLDTASSEMEEAKAQLNEIITAGTKLVHDYVSSESPWMIDGVGLPPHANESLPELVKLAKKVTEQVRLLAKDEEENPTEPSAYDVVPPYDQAKALGKSNIDVGRIAAGLPCGSEGFLLMYARWRKLEKELYNERRDRFDITQIPDVYDSCKYDLLHNSHLNLKGLDELFKVAQLLADGVIPNEYGINPQQKLKIGSKIARRLLGKILIDLRNTREEAMSVAELKKSQDQVSVSLCSPRKEDRCSQPKLFIKSDELRRPNTGENKDDDEDKETKYRLDPKYANVMTPERHVRTRLYFTSESHIHSLMNVLRYCNLDESLQGEEGLVCQSALERLCKTKELDYMSYIVLRLFENTEVSLEDPKRFRIELTFSRGADLSPLEKNDEEAESLLREHTLPIMGPERLQEVSSCLTLETMEKMIRPFAMPAEDFPPASIPAGFSGYFSKSAAVLERLVKLWPFNKNSTSNAKKPTT, from the exons ATGGGGATGGTGGAAGAAGGAGGAGCAGGTGTGGTTGATAGGAAGATAACGATCGGAGTCTGCGTCATGGAAAAGAAG GTTTTCTCGGCTCCCATGGGTCAGATTATGGATAGACTGCAAGCGTTTGGCGAATTTGAG ATCATACATTTTGGGGACAAGGTTATACTCGATGATCCAGTAGAAAG TTGGCCGATTTGTGATTGTTTGATTGCTTTCCATTCCTCTGGATATCCTCTTGAGAAAGTTCAAGCATATTCTTCTTTAAGAAA GCCCTTTTTAGTGAATGAACTGGATCCTCAATATCTTCTCCATGACCGCCGGAAAGTGTATGAG CATCTAGAGATGTATGGTATCCCAGTTCCTAGATATGCTTGTGTCAATAGAACAGAACCCAACCAAGACCTTGATTATTTCGTCGAGGAAGAAGACTTTATTGAGGTTAATGGTGAAGTATTCTGGAAGCCATTTGTGGAAAAGCCCGTTAATG GTGATGACCATAGCATCATGATATACTATCCTAGCTCAGCAGGTGGAGGCATGAAAGAATTGTTCCGTAAG GTTGGGAATCGTTCAAGTGAATTTCATCCTGACGTCAGAAGAGTAAGGAGAGAAGGTTCTTATATATATGAGGAGTTTATGCCTACTGGGGGAACTGATGTCAAG GTCTACACTGTGGGTCCTGAATACGCACACGCTGAAGCAAGAAAGTCACCTGTTGTTGATGGTGTAGTTATGAGAAATCCGGATGGGAAGGAA GTGAGGTATCCAGTTTTGCTTACACCTGCTGAGAAGCAAATGGCGAGAGAAGTTTGCATTGCTTTTAGGCAATCG GTCTGTGGATTTGATCTCTTACGATCTGAGGGAAGTTCGTACGTTTGTGACGTTAATGGATGGAGTTTTGTGAAGAACTCTTATAA GTACTATGACGATGCTGCTTGTGTGCTACGGAATATGTTTTTTGATGCAAAGGCTCCTCATCTTTCTTCTACAATTCCTCCCATCCTGCCATGGAAGATCAACGAACCTATCCAATCTAACGAAGGTCTAACTCGCCAAGGAAGCGGCGTCATTGGAACATTTGGGCAGTCGGAGGAGCTACGTTGTGTCATTGCTGTTGTCCGGCA CGGTGATAGAACCCCTAAGCAAAAAGTGAAAATCAAAGTTACAGAGGAAAAACTGTTAAACCTGATGCTTAAGTACAATGGAGGAAAGCCAAGAGCTGAG ACAAAGCTTAAAACTGCAGTTCAATTGCAAGATCTGTTGGATGCCACAAGAATGTTGATTCCTCGTTCAAG ACCAGGTGAAAGTGATAGTGATGCAGAAGACCTTGAACATGCTGACAAACTTCGGCAAGTGAAAGCTGTTCTTGAAGAG GGTGGACATTTCTCTGGTATATACAGAAAGGTTCAACTAAAGCCGCTGAAATGGGATAAAGTACCAAAAAGTGATGGTGACGGTGAAGAAGAACGCCCAGTGGAGGCTCTTATGATACTGAAATATGGGGGCGTTCTAACTCATGCTGGTCGACAACAG GCAGAAGAACTTGGTAGATACTTCCGAAACAATATGTATCCAG GTGAAGGTACCGGTTTGCTCCGTCTCCATAGTACATACCGTCACGACCTTAAAATTTACAGTTCTGACGAGGGACGTGTTCAG ATGTCTGCAGCCGCTTTTGCTAAAGGCCTACTTGACCTCGAAGGACAGCTGACCCCAATCCTG GTTTCTCTAGTTAGCAAGGACTCTTCCATGTTGGATGGCCTGGATACTGCAAGCAGTGAAATGGAAGAGGCCAAG GCTCAGTTGAATGAGATCATAACTGCCGGTACAAAGTTGGTACATGATTACGTCTCTTCTGAATCACCTTGGATGATCGATGGGGTTGGACTTCCTCCTCACGCTAATGAGAGCCTACCTGAATTG GTGAAACTAGCTAAAAAGGTGACTGAACAAGTGAGGCTACTTGCAAAAGATGAAGAGGAGAATCCCACTGAGCCTAGCGCCTATGATGTAGTCCCTCCCTATGATCAAGCAAAGGCCCTTGGAAAGTCAAACATTGACGTTGGCCGGATTGCTGCTGGATTACCTTGTGGTAGTGAGGGATTTCTTTTGATGTATGCTCGGTGGAGAAAACTTGAAAAGGAACTATACAACGAAAGAAGAGA CCGGTTCGACATAACACAGATTCCTGATGTTTACGATTCATGCAA GTACGACCTGTTACATAATTCTCATCTCAACCTGAAAGGACTAGACGAACTCTTCAAAGTTGCTCAG TTACTTGCAGATGGTGTAATCCCAAATGAGTATGGGATAAATCCACAGCAAAAGCTTAAAATCGGTTCAAAG ATTGCGCGTCGCTTGCTGGGAAAAATCTTGATTGACCTGAGGAACACTCGAGAAGAGGCCATGAGTGTTGCTGAACTGAAGAAAAGTCAAGACCAAGTCTCGGTGTCGCTATGTTCGCCGAGAAAAGAGGATAGATGTAGTCAGCCAAAACTTTTCATTAAAAGCGATGAGCTAAGACGGCCTAACACTGGAGAGAACAAAGATGACGATGAAGATAAAGAAACCAAGTACCGACTAGATCCAAA GTATGCAAATGTCATGACTCCTGAACGTCATGTGAGGACACGTCTTTACTTCACATCT GAATCACATATACATTCTCTGATGAACGTCCTAAGGTATTGTAACCTCGACGAATCTCTTCAAGGGGAAGAAGGTCTCGTGTGCCAAAGCGCATTGGAACGCCTTTGTAAGACCAAAGAGCTTGATTACATGAGCTACATTGTCCTAAGACTGTTCGAGAACACTGAG GTATCTCTGGAAGATCCGAAACGATTCAGAATCGAACTTACATTTAGCCGAGGCGCAGATTTGTCTCCCTTAGAG AAGAATGACGAGGAAGCAGAATCGTTACTGAGGGAACACACACTTCCGATAATGGGACCAGAGAGGCTACAAGAGGTTAGTTCGTGTTTGACACTTGAGACAATGGAGAAGATGATACGTCCATTTGCAATGCCGGCTGAAGATTTCCCTCCGGCATCAATTCCGGCAGGCTTCTCCGGTTACTTTTCGAAAAGCGCCGCCGTGCTGGAGCGGCTTGTTAAACTCTGGCCCTTCAACAAGAACTCCACTTCAAATGCAAAAAAGCCAACAACGTAA
- the LOC106315241 gene encoding LOW QUALITY PROTEIN: putative E3 ubiquitin-protein ligase ARI4 (The sequence of the model RefSeq protein was modified relative to this genomic sequence to represent the inferred CDS: inserted 2 bases in 1 codon; deleted 1 base in 1 codon), producing MEGTLVSEIRIHMPAEKKTCGICFDTDFRAEQMFCVASCGHELCVEWVKWHIEVRVFEGDVHXCPCYYYRCCFKCWEPFCIDCKVPWHKNLSCEDYKRLCPNLTEDVVLNVVANQKKWRQCNNCKHLIERSGGCYRVTCRCGFSFCYTCGNHRCVCSPRDPATELCVGFLCFALYILAYSYLILSSVR from the exons ATGGAGGGAACACTAGTTTCTGAAATCCGGATTCATATGCCTGCTGAGAAGAAGACTTGTGGTATCTGTTTCGATACTGATTTTAGAGCTGAGCAGATGTTTTGTGTTGCTTCTTGTGGTCATGAATTATGTGTGGAGTGGGTGAAATGGCATATAGAAGTGCGGGTATTTGAGGGAGACGTACA ATGTCCTTGTTATTATTAT AGATGCTGCTTCAAATGCTGGGAACCTTTCTGCATCGATTGCAAAGTTCCTTGGCATAAAAACTTGTCCTGCGAGGATTACAAGAGATTGTGTCCAAATCTTACGGAAGATGTTGTGCTAAACGTTGTAGCAAATCAGAAAAAGTGGCGTCAGTGTAATAATTGCAAACATTTGATCGAACGATCGGGAGGATGCTACCGTGTAACTTGCAG ATGTGGATTCTCGTTCTGCTACACATGTGGAAACCATAGGTGTGTTTGTTCCCCTCGAGATCCGGCAACAGAACTTTGTGTTGGTTTCTTGTGTTTTGCCCTTTATATATTAGCTTACTCTTATTTAATACTAAGCTCAGTGCGATAG